One Microbacterium esteraromaticum genomic window carries:
- a CDS encoding ATP-binding cassette domain-containing protein, translated as MHALQFDDVSISYRTRDEAGAPIDFEAVKHVSLTLPRRGTLGIAGESGSGKSTLIMSALRLLPDSATVTGDILLGDQKVNELSWGKVRAVRWKEASIVFQGAMHSLNPVQRVGRQIAEAMRIHDPKGGRPGRDAYRTEVEALLEQVDLPSHSIDAYPHELSGGQKQRIMIAMALACDPEVIIADEPTTALDVIVQERVLNLLTRLVEERGLSLLMITHDLSVLAKTCDEIAVMYHGEIVESGPSREILTNPKHPHTRALTDAVPVIGDAKSRLNPTSRKQSEPGETAAIRVVPTNVGEEILSADGLEVQFHTRIGDVRAVDGVDLSCKTGEITVLVGQSGSGKTTLVRTVLGLQAPTGGSVRYRGEPLGRKTRELRAYRGAVQFVLQDPMSALNPKHTVYEIIAEGIRVQRLEGDERERVRQALIAAELTPPERFLSKLPSELSGGQRQRVVIAGALALEPEYLIADEPVASLDASVRGEILALLLRLKGDLALGCLVITHDLGVAWNIADRVLVMHRGRIVESGAAEEVLLRPQHDYTRQLLDAVPTIGDPIAKGASA; from the coding sequence ATGCACGCACTGCAATTCGACGACGTCTCGATCTCGTACCGCACCCGCGACGAGGCGGGAGCGCCGATCGACTTCGAAGCCGTCAAGCACGTGAGCTTGACGCTCCCCCGACGTGGCACCCTCGGCATCGCCGGCGAATCCGGCTCGGGCAAGTCCACGCTCATCATGTCGGCGCTCCGCCTGCTCCCCGACAGCGCCACCGTCACCGGCGATATCCTGCTCGGCGATCAGAAGGTCAACGAGCTGAGCTGGGGCAAGGTGCGGGCCGTGCGCTGGAAGGAGGCATCGATCGTCTTCCAGGGCGCGATGCACTCGCTGAACCCGGTGCAGCGGGTCGGCCGCCAGATCGCCGAGGCGATGCGCATCCACGATCCGAAAGGCGGCAGGCCCGGCCGCGATGCGTATCGCACCGAGGTCGAGGCCCTGCTCGAACAGGTCGACCTGCCCTCGCACTCGATCGACGCCTACCCGCACGAGCTCTCCGGGGGGCAGAAGCAGCGCATCATGATCGCGATGGCGCTCGCCTGCGACCCGGAGGTGATCATCGCCGATGAGCCGACCACCGCGCTCGACGTCATCGTGCAGGAGCGCGTGCTGAATCTGCTGACTCGTCTTGTCGAGGAGCGCGGCCTCTCGCTGCTCATGATCACGCACGACCTTTCGGTGCTCGCGAAGACCTGCGACGAGATCGCCGTCATGTACCACGGCGAGATCGTCGAGAGCGGCCCGTCGCGCGAGATTCTCACCAACCCGAAGCACCCGCACACCCGGGCGCTCACCGACGCGGTGCCGGTGATCGGAGACGCGAAGAGCCGGCTCAACCCGACCAGCCGCAAGCAGAGCGAGCCGGGTGAGACGGCGGCGATCCGCGTGGTGCCCACGAACGTCGGCGAGGAGATCCTCAGCGCAGACGGACTCGAGGTGCAGTTCCACACGCGAATCGGCGATGTGCGCGCCGTCGATGGCGTCGACCTCAGCTGCAAGACGGGCGAGATCACGGTGCTCGTCGGGCAGTCGGGCTCAGGCAAGACCACCCTCGTGCGCACGGTGCTCGGGCTGCAGGCCCCTACCGGCGGCAGCGTGCGCTACCGCGGCGAGCCGCTCGGTCGCAAGACCCGGGAGCTGCGGGCGTACCGAGGCGCGGTGCAGTTCGTGCTGCAGGATCCGATGTCGGCCCTGAACCCGAAGCACACCGTCTACGAGATCATCGCCGAGGGCATTCGCGTGCAGCGCCTCGAGGGCGACGAGCGAGAGCGGGTGCGCCAGGCCCTGATCGCTGCCGAACTCACCCCGCCGGAGCGATTCCTCTCGAAGCTGCCGAGCGAGCTCTCGGGCGGTCAGCGGCAGCGCGTCGTCATCGCCGGTGCGCTCGCGCTCGAGCCGGAGTACCTGATCGCCGACGAGCCGGTCGCCTCGCTCGACGCCTCAGTGCGCGGAGAGATCCTCGCGCTGCTGCTGCGCCTCAAGGGAGATCTCGCCCTCGGCTGCCTGGTCATCACGCACGACCTCGGCGTGGCATGGAACATCGCCGACCGGGTCCTGGTGATGCACCGCGGCCGGATCGTCGAGAGCGGAGCGGCCGAAGAGGTGCTGCTCCGACCGCAGCACGACTACACCAGGCAGCTTCTCGACGCCGTGCCCACCATTGGTGACCCGATAGCGAAAGGGGCCAGCGCATGA
- a CDS encoding ABC transporter permease: MSVDTAVVATSSARQLARRRRLDAARANWRAFAKQPGGVVGLIVMIVVVLLAIFASTLFDASTLDPTKATGAPFQPPSAEFPFGTDYLGRSLLPLMVWGARTSLTVGAAATLMSTVIGTLMGLLAGTMRGWRAAIVMRVIDFFLIIPGLVLAIVLGAILGPSSFTIIVAIGVTSWAGTARMIRAQTLSLESRGYVERARALGASQSHITWRHILPGVMPLVLANTSLAVGIAIISEATLAFLGISGGGISWGTILQQALGSGAAVAGFWWLIVIPGLAILFVVLAFTLVSRALETVVNPTLGDR; encoded by the coding sequence GTGTCAGTGGATACCGCCGTCGTCGCAACCTCCAGCGCACGTCAGCTCGCCAGGAGGCGTCGTCTCGACGCCGCCCGCGCGAACTGGCGGGCATTCGCCAAGCAGCCCGGCGGCGTCGTCGGCTTGATCGTGATGATCGTCGTGGTGCTGCTCGCCATCTTCGCCTCGACGCTCTTCGACGCTTCGACACTTGATCCGACGAAGGCGACAGGCGCACCGTTCCAGCCGCCGTCGGCGGAGTTCCCGTTCGGCACCGACTATCTCGGCCGATCCCTGTTGCCTCTCATGGTCTGGGGAGCCCGCACCTCGCTCACCGTCGGCGCGGCCGCCACGCTCATGTCGACCGTGATCGGCACGCTGATGGGCCTGCTCGCCGGCACCATGCGCGGATGGCGAGCGGCGATCGTCATGCGCGTCATCGACTTCTTCCTCATCATTCCCGGCCTCGTGCTCGCGATCGTGCTCGGCGCGATCCTCGGGCCGAGCAGCTTCACGATCATCGTGGCGATCGGCGTGACCTCCTGGGCAGGCACAGCTCGCATGATCCGCGCGCAGACCCTCTCGCTCGAGTCGCGAGGGTACGTCGAACGGGCTCGCGCGCTGGGAGCATCGCAGAGCCACATCACCTGGCGGCACATCCTGCCGGGCGTGATGCCGCTCGTCCTCGCGAACACCTCGCTTGCGGTCGGCATCGCCATCATCTCGGAGGCGACCCTCGCCTTCCTCGGAATCAGCGGCGGCGGCATCTCCTGGGGCACCATCCTGCAGCAGGCGCTGGGCAGCGGGGCCGCGGTCGCCGGCTTCTGGTGGCTCATCGTGATCCCGGGCCTCGCCATCCTGTTCGTAGTTCTCGCTTTCACCCTGGTGAGCCGCGCGCTCGAAACCGTAGTGAACCCGACGCTGGGAGACCGCTGA
- a CDS encoding ABC transporter permease produces the protein MERENPSNAAVGVMVPTAEQLGADEAADVRHSGSTWRYLLVKAGGSAVSLLMVVVLGFFAFRVLPGDPVALLTRGRAITVDQINQLHEKFGLDRPILVQFWDYLVGLFTGDLGTSLVYQRPVTELMGNFIGPTVLLMSVSMVLTVSLGIWVGQKAAWRRGKWFDKSATWLSLFFWSMPTFWFGLLLLLAFSGTGIFPSSGMVTVGTNYTGFAYVLDVARHLVLPVIALSIASYAQYVLIMRSSLLEELGQDYLVTARAKGLPEDQVRRRHALPNALLPTVTMIFLQLAGLIAGAVTVETVFSWPGLGYLTYRAIQGPDFPVLQGTFVVFSSIVIIMNFFADILYRVIDPRVRAA, from the coding sequence ATGGAACGCGAGAATCCGAGCAACGCCGCGGTGGGTGTCATGGTGCCCACAGCCGAACAGCTCGGGGCCGATGAGGCCGCAGATGTTCGACACAGCGGGAGCACGTGGAGGTATCTCCTCGTCAAAGCCGGTGGTTCCGCCGTCAGCCTGCTCATGGTGGTGGTGCTCGGATTCTTCGCGTTCCGTGTGCTTCCGGGCGACCCGGTCGCGCTGCTGACCAGGGGTCGCGCGATCACGGTCGACCAGATCAACCAGCTCCACGAGAAGTTCGGACTCGACCGACCGATCCTCGTGCAGTTCTGGGACTACCTCGTCGGCCTCTTCACCGGCGACCTGGGCACCTCGCTGGTCTACCAGCGCCCGGTGACCGAGCTCATGGGCAACTTCATCGGCCCGACGGTTCTGCTCATGTCGGTCTCGATGGTGCTCACGGTGAGTCTCGGCATCTGGGTCGGGCAGAAGGCCGCATGGAGACGGGGCAAGTGGTTCGACAAGTCGGCCACCTGGCTCTCCCTCTTCTTCTGGTCGATGCCGACCTTCTGGTTCGGCCTGCTTCTGCTGCTCGCATTCTCGGGCACCGGGATCTTCCCGAGCAGCGGAATGGTCACGGTCGGCACGAACTACACAGGCTTCGCCTACGTGCTCGACGTGGCTCGCCACCTCGTGCTCCCGGTGATCGCGCTCTCGATCGCGTCGTACGCCCAGTACGTGCTGATCATGCGCTCGTCGCTGCTCGAGGAGCTCGGGCAGGACTATCTGGTCACGGCGCGGGCGAAGGGCCTCCCCGAGGATCAGGTGCGTCGCCGCCACGCGCTCCCGAACGCGTTGCTGCCGACCGTCACGATGATCTTCCTGCAGCTCGCCGGCCTCATCGCCGGCGCCGTCACCGTCGAGACCGTGTTCTCGTGGCCGGGCCTCGGGTACCTGACCTATCGAGCGATCCAGGGGCCCGATTTCCCGGTGCTCCAGGGCACGTTCGTGGTCTTCTCGTCGATCGTCATCATCATGAACTTCTTCGCCGACATCCTCTATCGGGTCATCGACCCGAGGGTGCGCGCAGCGTGA